Proteins encoded in a region of the Sander lucioperca isolate FBNREF2018 chromosome 4, SLUC_FBN_1.2, whole genome shotgun sequence genome:
- the adra2a gene encoding alpha-2A adrenergic receptor gives MGFDNETNQTLPDVPPYSLRISLPLTVLVGIMILLIVFGNVLVVIAVFTSRALRAPQNLFLVSLASADILVATLVMPFSLANELMGYWYFGEVWCEIYLALDVLFCTASIAHLCAISLDRYWSITQAIEYNLKRTPQRIKCIIFIVWVIAAVISFPPLITMEKENNVEDPVCKISNEKWYVISSCIGSFFLPCLIMVLVYVRIYQIAKKRTRAPPGDRKRKEVPKTATVAAANQKQNGCHEKLNGEQDIELKEGVAGEGGADEEKGEVNGVDLEESSSSDHKVNNPCSIKKKATKGKTKLSQIKPGDDGVQKRAASTKGSRWKGRQNREKRFTFVLAVVIGVFVICWFPFFFTYMLKTLCESCPVPDTLFKFFFWFGYCNSALNPIIYTIFNNDFRRSFKKILCKRDTRRYV, from the coding sequence ATGGGGTTTGACAACGAGACCAACCAGACTCTTCCAGACGTGCCCCCTTACAGCCTCCGCATCTCCCTGCCGCTCACTGTGCTGGTGGGGATCATGATCCTGCTGATAGTGTTTGGCAACGTGCTGGTGGTCATAGCTGTGTTTACAAGCCGGGCCCTGAGGGCTCCGCAGAACTTATTCTTAGTATCCCTGGCGTCAGCGGACATTTTGGTGGCTACCCTTGTGATGCCTTTCTCCTTGGCCAATGAGCTTATGGGATATTGGTACTTTGGGGAGGTGTGGTGTGAAATATATCTGGCGCTTGATGTTCTTTTCTGCACCGCCTCCATCGCCCACCTCTGTGCCATCAGCTTAGACCGCTACTGGTCCATTACACAGGCCATCGAGTACAACTTGAAGAGGACGCCACAACGCATCAAGTGCATCATCTTCATAGTGTGGGTCATCGCGGCGGTtatctccttccctcctctaATCACCATGGAGAAAGAAAACAACGTGGAGGACCCTGTGTGTAAGATCAGTAATGAAAAGTGGTACGTCATCTCCTCCTGCATCGGCTCCTTCTTCCTCCCCTGCCTCATCATGGTTCTGGTCTACGTGCGGATCTACCAGATCGCCAAAAAGAGAACACGGGCGCCACCGGGAGACAGGAAGCGGAAGGAGGTGCCGAAGACAGCCACCGTCGCTGCCGCCAACCAGAAGCAGAATGGCTGCCACGAGAAGCTGAACGGCGAGCAGGACATTGAGCTGAAGGAGGGAGTGGCAGGGGAAGGAGGAGCGGATGAGGAGAAGGGCGAAGTCAACGGGGTGGACCTTGAGGAGTCGTCCTCCTCCGACCACAAAGTGAACAATCCCTGCTCGATCAAAAAGAAAGCGACCAAGGGGAAAACCAAACTAAGCCAAATCAAACCGGGGGACGATGGCGTCCAAAAGCGGGCGGCGAGCACCAAGGGCAGCCGCTGGAAGGGCCGACAGAACCGGGAGAAACGCTTCACCTTCGTCCTGGCCGTGGTCATTGGAGTGTTTGTCATCTGTTGGTTTCCCTTTTTCTTTACATACATGCTGAAGACGCTGTGCGAGTCCTGCCCGGTGCCCGACACCCTGTTCAAGTTCTTCTTCTGGTTTGGCTATTGCAACAGTGCGCTGAATCCCATCATTTACACTATCTTCAACAATGACTTTAGGAGGTCGTTCAAAAAGATACTGTGCAAGAGGGACACTAGAAGATATGTATGA